The following coding sequences are from one Luteimonas sp. S4-F44 window:
- a CDS encoding shikimate kinase: MHCAPNLVLVGPMGAGKSSIGRRLAARFGLAFVDVDHEIEVRTGATIAMIFDCEGEAGFRAREQAALAAVLEGTRQIVATGGGAVLDAENRRRMRARGFVVHMHADVQTQLARLDRDRARPLIAGDDRSDVLHRLAQARAPLYAQAAHLRFDTGAYGCAEAAAALGHLVETYWRPATSPTPDPPAA, encoded by the coding sequence ATGCACTGTGCTCCCAACCTCGTGCTCGTCGGTCCGATGGGCGCCGGCAAGTCGTCGATCGGCCGCCGCCTGGCGGCTCGTTTCGGGCTGGCGTTCGTCGACGTCGACCACGAGATCGAGGTCCGCACCGGCGCGACGATCGCCATGATCTTCGACTGCGAGGGCGAAGCGGGCTTCCGCGCGCGCGAACAGGCGGCACTGGCCGCGGTGCTCGAAGGCACGCGCCAGATCGTCGCGACCGGCGGCGGCGCAGTCCTCGACGCCGAGAACCGGCGGCGCATGCGCGCGCGCGGCTTCGTGGTCCACATGCACGCCGATGTCCAGACCCAGCTCGCGCGCCTGGACCGCGACCGGGCACGGCCGTTGATCGCCGGCGACGATCGCAGCGACGTGCTGCATCGGCTGGCGCAGGCGCGCGCGCCGCTGTATGCGCAGGCCGCCCATCTGCGCTTCGACACCGGCGCCTACGGCTGCGCGGAAGCCGCTGCCGCACTCGGCCACCTGGTCGAAACCTACTGGCGCCCCGCCACGTCCCCGACACCGGATCCGCCGGCCGCATGA
- a CDS encoding kinase: MATPPSPTPWPDALVARVLDDALRHDARVLGLSGLQGTGKSTLAAQLAAAGQARGLAIAVLSLDDLYLDRQARQTLARTVHPLLATRGPPGTHEVALGCALLDTLRAGGTARLPRFDKGCDDRRPAAEWASAGPVALTVFEGWCLGATPEPAGALAAPINALERDEDPDGTWRRWCNAALARDYPALWRRVDRLLFLQPPGFEVVPAWRWQQEQALRSATPDRAGMDRAQVERFVQHYERVSRRLLHTLPDTADVVIALDTQRRVRLPD, from the coding sequence ATGGCCACCCCGCCCTCGCCCACGCCATGGCCCGACGCGCTCGTCGCGCGCGTGCTCGACGACGCTTTACGGCACGATGCGCGCGTGCTCGGCCTCAGTGGCCTGCAGGGCACAGGCAAATCGACGCTGGCCGCCCAGCTCGCAGCCGCCGGTCAGGCGCGCGGCCTCGCGATCGCAGTGCTCTCGCTCGACGACCTCTATCTCGACCGCCAAGCCCGGCAGACCCTCGCCCGCACGGTGCATCCGCTGCTCGCCACCCGTGGCCCGCCGGGCACGCACGAAGTCGCGCTGGGCTGCGCGCTGCTCGATACGCTGCGCGCAGGCGGCACCGCCCGGTTGCCGCGCTTCGACAAGGGGTGTGACGACCGGCGGCCGGCGGCGGAGTGGGCGAGCGCCGGCCCGGTCGCGCTGACCGTGTTCGAGGGCTGGTGCCTGGGCGCGACCCCCGAGCCTGCGGGCGCGCTCGCCGCGCCGATCAACGCGTTGGAGCGCGACGAGGATCCCGACGGCACCTGGCGCCGCTGGTGCAACGCCGCGCTTGCCCGCGACTACCCCGCGCTGTGGCGGCGCGTGGACCGGCTGCTATTCCTGCAGCCGCCCGGTTTCGAGGTGGTGCCGGCCTGGCGCTGGCAGCAGGAGCAGGCGCTGCGCAGTGCGACGCCCGATCGGGCGGGCATGGACCGTGCCCAGGTCGAACGCTTCGTGCAGCACTACGAGCGCGTCAGCCGACGGCTGCTGCATACGTTGCCGGACACGGCCGATGTCGTGATCGCGCTGGACACGCAGCGGCGCGTGCGCCTGCCCGACTGA
- the pdxH gene encoding pyridoxamine 5'-phosphate oxidase, translating into MTTPCAALLTEALSTFSVLFDEAAAAGEPDRTAMTVATAALDGRPSARIVLLKAWDERGFVFYTHLDGRKGRELQDNPQAALLFHWPRVRHGVQVRIEGPVVIVGDDEADAYFASRPRGSQLGAWASRQSEELDDRATFEQRLDEVAREFEGRDVPRPPRWSGLRVRPDRMEFWYGADYRLHERWLYECDAAGNCRKRMLYP; encoded by the coding sequence ATGACCACGCCCTGCGCCGCCTTGTTGACCGAAGCCCTGTCCACGTTCTCCGTGCTGTTCGACGAGGCCGCCGCGGCCGGCGAACCCGACCGCACCGCGATGACCGTCGCCACCGCCGCCCTCGACGGGCGCCCCTCGGCGCGGATTGTGCTGCTCAAAGCCTGGGACGAGCGCGGGTTCGTGTTCTACACCCATCTCGATGGCCGCAAGGGCCGTGAGCTGCAGGACAATCCGCAGGCGGCCTTGCTGTTCCATTGGCCGCGTGTGCGCCACGGCGTGCAGGTCCGCATCGAGGGGCCGGTGGTGATCGTCGGCGACGACGAGGCCGACGCGTACTTCGCGTCGCGTCCGCGTGGCAGCCAGCTCGGGGCCTGGGCCTCGCGGCAGTCGGAGGAACTCGATGATCGCGCGACCTTCGAGCAGCGGCTCGACGAGGTCGCCCGCGAGTTCGAAGGACGTGACGTGCCGCGCCCGCCGCGCTGGTCGGGCCTGCGTGTCCGTCCCGACCGGATGGAGTTCTGGTACGGCGCCGACTATCGCCTGCACGAGCGCTGGCTCTACGAATGCGATGCCGCTGGCAACTGCCGCAAGCGGATGCTCTATCCGTAG
- a CDS encoding NAD(P)-dependent oxidoreductase: MQRIAIVGVTGRAGSRLARELLARGHRVTGIARNTADVPPQAGLSLHSADASRRESLAPVLAGHDVVVGAARFDGGPSAQVVVDAVRAAGVPRLLVVGGAGSLEVAPGVALIDTPEFPEAYRAEAAAGLVFLRALRDVADLDWTFVSPAAVFEPGERTGVFRVGGNSLPVDGQGRSAISMEDYAIAFADEIERPAHPRQRISVGY, from the coding sequence ATGCAACGCATCGCCATTGTCGGCGTGACCGGTCGGGCCGGATCGCGCCTTGCGCGCGAACTGCTCGCGCGTGGTCACCGCGTGACCGGCATCGCCCGCAACACCGCCGATGTCCCCCCGCAGGCAGGGTTGAGTCTGCACTCCGCCGATGCCTCGCGTCGCGAGTCGCTTGCGCCGGTGCTGGCCGGGCACGACGTGGTGGTCGGCGCCGCCCGCTTCGACGGGGGACCGAGCGCCCAGGTTGTCGTCGACGCGGTCCGTGCGGCCGGTGTGCCGCGGCTGCTGGTCGTCGGCGGCGCCGGCAGTCTGGAGGTCGCGCCGGGTGTCGCCTTGATCGACACCCCGGAGTTCCCCGAGGCCTATCGCGCCGAAGCGGCTGCCGGCCTTGTGTTCCTGCGCGCCTTGCGCGATGTCGCCGACCTTGACTGGACCTTCGTCTCGCCGGCGGCCGTGTTCGAGCCCGGCGAGCGCACCGGCGTGTTCCGGGTCGGCGGCAACAGCCTGCCGGTCGATGGCCAGGGCCGCAGCGCGATTTCGATGGAGGATTACGCCATCGCGTTCGCCGACGAAATCGAACGTCCCGCGCATCCGCGCCAGCGCATCAGCGTCGGCTACTGA
- a CDS encoding DUF4426 domain-containing protein has product MTEHWRPLAAMLALALAACGAEPSTPPVASGGGNTLAMPERALLGTAEVEASVVPTARISEAAARQYGIDRGDDRVLVLVSVRDGDATPPVTVTGHARDLRGMRQSLTFAAVTVDGQIDHVATARASGPDTLRLELEVAGTDGVRTVLRFSREIPR; this is encoded by the coding sequence ATGACTGAGCACTGGCGACCGCTGGCGGCCATGCTGGCGCTGGCGCTCGCCGCCTGCGGCGCCGAACCGTCCACGCCGCCGGTCGCCAGCGGCGGCGGCAACACCCTCGCGATGCCCGAACGCGCCCTGCTCGGCACCGCCGAGGTCGAGGCCAGCGTCGTGCCGACTGCGCGCATCTCCGAGGCCGCCGCGCGCCAGTACGGCATCGACCGCGGCGACGACCGCGTGCTGGTATTGGTCAGCGTCCGCGACGGCGACGCCACGCCGCCGGTGACCGTGACCGGCCATGCGCGCGACCTGCGCGGTATGCGTCAGTCACTGACGTTCGCAGCGGTCACCGTTGACGGGCAGATCGATCATGTCGCCACCGCACGCGCGTCCGGCCCCGACACCTTGCGGCTGGAGCTCGAGGTCGCGGGCACCGACGGCGTCCGCACCGTGCTGCGTTTCAGCCGCGAGATCCCACGCTGA
- the proC gene encoding pyrroline-5-carboxylate reductase, protein MPQTSVSDTATATAFVGGGNMARSLIGGLLARDTDPRTIRVADPNAGTRDALARDFGILTFETAAEAVAGAGTWVLATKPQVLRGVCEALAPLAAEARPLVLSIAAGITAAQLERWLGGGVAVVRTMPNTPALLGAGVTGLFANAQVDPAGRQRADALLRSAGPTVWIEDEARMDAVTAVSGSGPAYVFLLAEAMEAAAVAQGLPAADARTLVLQTVLGAARMLTESDEAPAALRQRVTSPGGTTQAAIETFEGGGLRALVAEAIASAARRGAELSAAND, encoded by the coding sequence ATGCCCCAAACCTCCGTCTCCGATACCGCCACCGCGACCGCTTTCGTGGGCGGCGGCAACATGGCACGCAGCCTGATCGGCGGGCTGCTCGCGCGCGACACCGACCCGCGCACGATCCGCGTCGCCGATCCCAATGCCGGCACCCGCGACGCGCTCGCACGCGACTTCGGCATCCTGACGTTCGAGACCGCCGCTGAGGCTGTCGCCGGCGCCGGGACCTGGGTGCTGGCGACCAAGCCGCAGGTGCTGCGCGGGGTTTGCGAAGCGCTCGCGCCGCTGGCCGCCGAAGCGCGTCCGCTGGTGCTGTCGATCGCGGCGGGCATCACCGCCGCACAGCTCGAGCGCTGGCTCGGCGGCGGGGTCGCGGTCGTGCGCACGATGCCCAACACCCCCGCCCTGCTCGGCGCTGGCGTGACTGGCCTGTTCGCCAATGCCCAGGTCGACCCCGCCGGGCGCCAGCGCGCCGATGCCCTGCTGCGCAGCGCCGGGCCCACGGTGTGGATCGAGGACGAAGCGCGCATGGACGCGGTCACCGCGGTCTCGGGCAGCGGCCCCGCCTATGTCTTCCTGCTCGCCGAGGCCATGGAAGCGGCAGCGGTCGCCCAGGGCCTGCCGGCTGCCGACGCGCGCACGCTGGTACTGCAGACCGTGCTCGGCGCGGCGCGCATGCTCACCGAGAGCGACGAGGCACCTGCCGCGCTGCGCCAGCGCGTGACCTCGCCCGGCGGCACCACGCAGGCGGCGATCGAGACCTTCGAGGGCGGCGGGCTGCGCGCACTGGTCGCCGAGGCGATCGCCAGCGCGGCGCGACGCGGTGCCGAACTGTCGGCCGCCAATGACTGA
- a CDS encoding type IV pilus twitching motility protein PilT yields the protein MDIAELLAFSVKNKASDLHLSAGLPPMIRVDGDVRRINIPALDHKQVHALIYDIMSDKQRRDYEEFLEVDFSFEIPGLARFRVNAFNQNRGAGAVFRTIPSEVLTLDDLNCPPIFRQLIDQPQGLILVTGPTGSGKSTTLAAMLDHINKNEYAHILSVEDPIEFVHTSQKCLVNQREVHRDTHGFNEALRSALREDPDYILVGELRDLETIRLALTAAETGHLVFGTLHTSSAAKTIDRIIDVFPAGEKAMVRSMLSESLRAVISQALLKKVGGGRTAAWEIMVGIPAIRNLIREDKVAQMYSAIQTGQQSGMMTLDQHLQDLVRRGVVARAQAKENAKDKRLFE from the coding sequence ATGGACATCGCCGAACTGTTGGCGTTCTCGGTCAAGAACAAGGCCTCCGACCTGCATCTTTCGGCCGGTCTGCCGCCGATGATCCGCGTCGATGGCGACGTGCGGCGTATCAACATTCCCGCGCTCGACCACAAGCAGGTGCACGCGCTGATCTACGACATCATGTCGGACAAGCAGCGGCGCGACTACGAGGAGTTCCTCGAGGTCGACTTCTCGTTCGAGATCCCCGGACTGGCGCGGTTCCGCGTCAACGCGTTCAATCAGAACCGCGGCGCCGGCGCGGTGTTCCGCACGATTCCGTCCGAGGTGCTGACTCTTGACGACCTCAACTGCCCGCCGATCTTCCGCCAGCTGATCGACCAGCCGCAGGGCCTGATCCTGGTGACCGGGCCGACCGGCTCGGGCAAGTCGACCACGCTGGCGGCGATGCTCGACCACATCAACAAGAACGAGTACGCGCACATCCTGTCGGTCGAGGATCCGATCGAGTTCGTGCACACCTCGCAGAAATGCCTGGTCAACCAGCGCGAAGTCCACCGCGACACCCACGGCTTCAACGAGGCACTGCGCTCGGCGCTGCGCGAGGACCCCGATTACATCCTGGTCGGCGAGTTGCGCGACCTGGAGACGATCCGTCTGGCGCTGACCGCGGCCGAGACCGGCCACCTGGTGTTCGGCACTCTGCACACCAGTTCGGCGGCAAAGACCATCGACCGCATCATCGACGTCTTTCCGGCCGGGGAGAAGGCGATGGTGCGCTCGATGCTGTCCGAATCGCTGCGCGCGGTGATCTCCCAGGCGCTGCTCAAGAAGGTCGGCGGGGGCCGCACCGCGGCGTGGGAGATCATGGTAGGCATCCCGGCGATCCGGAACCTGATCCGCGAGGACAAAGTCGCGCAGATGTACTCGGCGATCCAGACCGGCCAGCAGTCGGGCATGATGACCCTTGACCAGCATCTCCAGGACCTGGTCAGGCGCGGCGTCGTCGCGCGCGCTCAGGCGAAGGAAAATGCGAAGGACAAGCGACTTTTCGAATAG
- a CDS encoding PilT/PilU family type 4a pilus ATPase — translation MSSLDFTSFLKLMAHQRASDLFITAGLPPSMKVHGKITPITQTPLTPQQARDMVLNVMTPPQREEFERTHECNFAIGVSGVGRFRISCFYQRNQVGMVLRRIETHIPTIEELNLPAVVKTLAMTKRGIVIMVGGTGAGKSTSLAAMIGYRNQNSTGHIITIEDPIEFVHRHAGCIITQREVGIDTDSWEAALKNTLRQAPDVIMIGEVRTREGMNHAIAFAETGHLVLCTLHANNANQAMDRVINFFPEDRRSQLLMDLSLNLKGVIAQQLIPTPDGKGRRAAMEILLGTPLVQDYIREGEIPKLKEIMKESTNLGMKTFDQSLFELYQAGEISYEDALRYADSANEVRLRIKLAQGGDARTLAQGLDGVEVAEVR, via the coding sequence ATGAGCAGCCTCGACTTCACTTCGTTCCTCAAGCTGATGGCCCACCAGCGGGCGTCGGACCTGTTCATCACTGCCGGCCTGCCGCCGTCGATGAAGGTGCACGGCAAGATCACGCCGATCACCCAGACGCCGCTCACGCCGCAGCAGGCGCGCGACATGGTGCTCAACGTGATGACGCCGCCGCAGCGCGAGGAGTTCGAGCGCACGCACGAATGCAACTTCGCGATCGGCGTCTCCGGCGTGGGCCGGTTCCGCATCTCGTGCTTCTACCAGCGCAACCAGGTCGGCATGGTGCTGCGGCGCATCGAGACCCACATCCCGACGATCGAGGAACTGAACCTGCCGGCGGTGGTCAAGACGCTGGCGATGACCAAGCGCGGCATCGTGATCATGGTCGGCGGCACTGGCGCCGGCAAATCGACGTCGCTGGCGGCGATGATCGGCTACCGCAACCAGAACTCGACCGGCCACATCATCACGATCGAGGATCCGATCGAGTTCGTGCACCGGCACGCCGGCTGCATCATCACCCAGCGCGAAGTCGGCATCGACACCGATAGTTGGGAGGCCGCGCTCAAGAACACCCTGCGCCAGGCCCCCGACGTGATCATGATCGGCGAGGTGCGCACCCGCGAGGGCATGAACCACGCGATCGCCTTCGCCGAAACCGGGCATCTGGTGCTGTGCACCCTGCACGCCAACAACGCCAATCAGGCGATGGACCGGGTCATCAACTTCTTCCCCGAGGATCGGCGCAGCCAGTTGCTGATGGACCTGTCGCTCAACCTCAAGGGCGTCATCGCCCAGCAATTGATCCCCACGCCCGACGGCAAGGGCCGGCGCGCGGCGATGGAGATCCTGCTCGGGACGCCGCTGGTGCAGGACTACATCCGCGAAGGCGAGATCCCCAAGCTCAAGGAGATCATGAAAGAGTCGACCAACCTGGGCATGAAGACCTTCGACCAGTCGTTGTTCGAGCTCTATCAGGCCGGCGAGATCTCCTACGAGGACGCGCTGCGCTACGCCGATTCGGCCAACGAGGTGCGCCTGCGCATCAAACTCGCCCAGGGCGGCGATGCGCGCACGCTGGCCCAGGGCCTGGATGGGGTGGAAGTCGCCGAGGTCCGCTGA
- a CDS encoding M48 family metallopeptidase: MHHFVPRCVLAVSLLAAAVSAAHAQSALDRLKGLGGGRAQTALDVGSDVVKGLTLSDADIATLGAEAAVAYDAENLVAPANDPYAQRLSRLVAGWENDADLRLNFKVYRTPEINAFALPDGSVRVFSGLMDTMDDDELRFVIGHEIGHVKHGHSKARFRTAYLAQAARKGVASTDNAAGRLAASELGGVVEDVIKAQHSQSNELESDGYGLGLLQRGGFNAQAAVTALQKLDDGGPKAGMLSSHPDPARRAQRIQAQLR, translated from the coding sequence ATGCACCACTTCGTTCCCCGCTGCGTCCTGGCCGTTTCGCTGCTGGCCGCGGCGGTCTCGGCCGCGCACGCGCAGAGCGCCCTTGACCGGCTCAAGGGGCTGGGCGGCGGCCGCGCGCAGACCGCGCTGGATGTTGGCAGCGACGTCGTCAAGGGCCTGACGCTCAGCGATGCCGACATCGCCACGCTCGGCGCCGAAGCCGCGGTCGCCTACGATGCCGAAAACCTGGTCGCGCCCGCCAACGATCCCTACGCGCAGCGGCTATCGCGCCTGGTCGCGGGTTGGGAGAACGATGCCGACCTGAGGCTCAACTTCAAGGTCTACCGGACGCCTGAGATCAACGCGTTCGCCTTGCCCGACGGCTCGGTCCGGGTGTTCAGCGGGCTGATGGACACGATGGACGACGACGAACTGCGCTTCGTCATCGGGCACGAGATCGGCCATGTCAAACACGGCCACAGCAAGGCCCGGTTCCGGACCGCCTACCTCGCCCAGGCCGCGCGCAAGGGCGTGGCGAGCACCGACAACGCCGCCGGCCGCCTGGCGGCGTCCGAGCTGGGTGGCGTCGTCGAAGACGTGATCAAGGCGCAGCACTCGCAGTCCAACGAGCTCGAGTCCGACGGTTATGGTCTGGGACTGCTGCAGCGCGGCGGCTTCAATGCCCAGGCGGCCGTGACCGCATTGCAGAAGCTCGACGACGGCGGCCCCAAGGCCGGCATGCTGTCCAGCCACCCCGATCCGGCGCGCCGCGCGCAGCGGATCCAGGCGCAACTGCGCTAA
- a CDS encoding superoxide dismutase translates to MAYTLPELGYAYDALEPHIDAKTMEIHHTKHHQTYINNANAALEGTEWADRPVEELVANLDKLPEDKRGPLRNNAGGHANHSLFWTVMSPKGGGAPVGDVAKHIDSDLGGFDAFKEAFTKAAISRFGSGWAWLSVDKAGTLKVESSANQDNPLMQGIGSGNTPILGLDVWEHAYYLKYQNRRPDYIAAFYNVVDWNEVERRYQAAVKG, encoded by the coding sequence ATGGCCTACACCCTTCCCGAACTTGGCTACGCCTACGACGCGCTCGAGCCGCACATCGACGCCAAGACGATGGAGATCCATCACACCAAGCACCACCAGACCTATATCAACAACGCCAACGCCGCGCTCGAAGGCACCGAGTGGGCGGATCGCCCGGTCGAAGAGCTGGTGGCCAACCTCGACAAGCTGCCCGAGGACAAGCGCGGCCCGCTGCGCAACAACGCTGGCGGTCATGCCAACCACTCGCTGTTCTGGACGGTGATGTCGCCCAAGGGCGGCGGCGCGCCGGTCGGCGATGTCGCCAAGCACATCGACAGCGACCTGGGTGGCTTCGACGCGTTCAAGGAAGCCTTCACCAAGGCCGCGATCAGCCGCTTCGGCAGCGGCTGGGCCTGGCTGTCGGTCGACAAGGCCGGCACGCTGAAGGTCGAGAGCAGCGCCAACCAGGACAATCCGCTGATGCAGGGCATCGGCTCGGGCAACACCCCGATCCTGGGTCTGGACGTCTGGGAACACGCCTACTACCTCAAGTACCAGAATCGCCGCCCCGACTACATCGCCGCGTTCTACAACGTCGTCGACTGGAACGAGGTCGAGCGCCGCTATCAGGCCGCGGTCAAGGGCTGA
- a CDS encoding DNA-3-methyladenine glycosylase I: MSGYCDIAPGHPLHGPYHDTEYGFPQREEAVLFERLLLEINQAGLSWETVLRKRAGFRAAYDGFDVDAVAGYGEADRARLMADPAIIRNRLKIDAAIHNAQVVQRMRASHGGFAAWLDAHADEDGKPRDKASWVKLFKRTFRFTGGEITGEFLMSLGYLPGAHRPDCPVARTLARRSAR, translated from the coding sequence ATGAGCGGCTACTGCGACATCGCCCCCGGCCATCCGCTGCACGGGCCCTACCACGACACCGAGTACGGCTTTCCGCAGCGCGAAGAGGCGGTGCTGTTCGAGCGCCTGTTGCTGGAAATCAACCAGGCCGGGCTGAGCTGGGAGACGGTGCTGCGCAAACGCGCGGGCTTCCGCGCCGCCTACGACGGGTTCGACGTCGATGCGGTCGCCGGCTACGGCGAGGCCGACCGCGCGCGCCTGATGGCCGACCCGGCGATCATCCGCAACCGGCTCAAGATCGACGCGGCGATCCACAACGCCCAGGTCGTGCAGCGCATGCGTGCCAGCCATGGCGGCTTCGCCGCGTGGCTGGACGCGCACGCCGACGAAGACGGCAAGCCACGGGACAAGGCCTCGTGGGTGAAGCTGTTCAAGCGCACGTTCCGGTTCACCGGCGGCGAGATCACCGGCGAGTTCCTGATGAGCCTGGGCTATCTGCCCGGCGCGCATCGCCCCGACTGCCCGGTCGCGCGCACGCTCGCCCGGCGATCGGCGCGATGA
- a CDS encoding peptidylprolyl isomerase: protein MEIAHRRVATVHFTLSDTAGAQIATTRGHDPLVYMHGSGSIIRGLEEALEGRSAGDTFTVEIPPEAGFGPRHDGLVQRLPRSVFTGSAVPAVGEKLRAQTEKGPLDVTVTALDADSITVDGNNPLAGRTLRAEVEVVGVRVATPQEIQFGL, encoded by the coding sequence ATGGAAATCGCACACCGTCGTGTCGCCACGGTCCACTTCACGCTGTCGGACACCGCCGGCGCGCAGATCGCCACGACCCGTGGCCACGATCCGCTGGTCTACATGCACGGCAGTGGTTCGATCATCCGCGGGCTGGAAGAGGCGCTCGAGGGGCGCAGCGCCGGCGACACGTTCACCGTCGAGATTCCGCCCGAGGCCGGCTTCGGGCCGCGCCACGACGGTCTGGTGCAGCGCCTGCCGCGCAGCGTGTTCACCGGCAGCGCCGTGCCGGCGGTCGGCGAGAAACTGCGTGCGCAGACCGAGAAGGGCCCGTTGGACGTCACCGTCACCGCGCTCGATGCCGACAGCATCACCGTGGACGGCAACAACCCATTGGCCGGGCGCACGCTGCGCGCCGAGGTCGAGGTCGTCGGCGTGCGGGTGGCCACGCCCCAGGAAATCCAGTTCGGGCTGTAA
- a CDS encoding YqgE/AlgH family protein — MSFFANHLLVALPALQDPDFARSVALICQHDAEGAMGVVVNRPSEYTLGEVFEQMGIVLIDQRLRDHRVLAGGPVHPERGFVLHDGEARWDSSLAIAEGLSVTTSRDVLEAMAAGEGPDNAIVALGCAGWGAGQLEQEMTEHSWLTVPADAPLLFDTPLDARWQAAAGRIGVDMTLVVSHGGRA, encoded by the coding sequence ATGTCGTTCTTCGCCAATCACCTGCTGGTCGCACTGCCGGCGCTGCAGGATCCCGACTTCGCGCGTTCGGTCGCGCTGATCTGCCAACACGATGCCGAGGGCGCGATGGGCGTGGTCGTCAATCGGCCCTCGGAGTACACGCTGGGCGAGGTATTCGAGCAGATGGGCATCGTGCTCATCGACCAGCGCCTGCGCGACCACCGGGTGCTCGCCGGCGGCCCGGTGCATCCCGAGCGCGGCTTCGTGCTGCACGACGGCGAAGCGCGCTGGGATTCGAGCCTGGCGATCGCCGAGGGCCTGAGCGTGACCACATCGCGCGACGTGCTCGAAGCGATGGCGGCTGGCGAAGGGCCGGACAATGCGATCGTCGCGCTGGGCTGCGCCGGCTGGGGGGCCGGCCAGCTCGAGCAGGAAATGACCGAGCACAGCTGGCTGACCGTGCCCGCCGATGCGCCGTTGCTGTTCGACACGCCGCTCGATGCGCGCTGGCAGGCGGCGGCGGGCCGGATCGGCGTCGACATGACGCTGGTCGTCAGCCACGGCGGCCGCGCGTGA
- the ruvX gene encoding Holliday junction resolvase RuvX translates to MSEASAESAAPTIRRDGTVLGFDVGARRIGVAVGSAFGHGARALAVVDVHGGQIDWPAVTRLHKEWRPDGMIVGDPLTLDGGDQPARVRAHAFARELVARFGLPVVLIDERASSIEAARRFAVDRAEGRRRRRDAATLDAVAAAVIVERWLAAPDTGTPVR, encoded by the coding sequence GTGAGCGAGGCCAGCGCCGAGTCCGCCGCCCCGACGATCCGCCGCGACGGCACGGTACTCGGGTTCGACGTCGGGGCGCGACGCATCGGCGTGGCCGTGGGCAGCGCGTTCGGCCACGGCGCGCGCGCGCTGGCCGTCGTCGACGTGCACGGCGGCCAGATCGATTGGCCGGCGGTCACGCGCCTACACAAGGAATGGCGGCCGGACGGCATGATCGTCGGCGACCCGCTGACCCTGGACGGCGGCGACCAGCCGGCGCGGGTGCGGGCGCATGCGTTCGCGCGCGAACTTGTCGCCCGCTTCGGCCTGCCAGTGGTCTTGATCGACGAGCGCGCAAGCTCGATCGAGGCGGCCCGCCGCTTCGCGGTCGACCGGGCCGAGGGGCGTCGGCGCCGCCGCGATGCGGCGACACTCGATGCGGTCGCCGCAGCGGTCATCGTTGAGCGCTGGCTCGCCGCGCCGGACACCGGCACGCCGGTGCGCTGA